In a single window of the Prochlorococcus marinus str. AS9601 genome:
- a CDS encoding S41 family peptidase: protein MKIRELLKKKYIFLFATSFSGLFLNNFAEATVLNNSYKEVIDHVWQIVYRDFLDSSGKFQKSNWINLRKEVLSKTYSDSNEAYDAIRDMLSNLDDSYTRFLEPKEFNQMRIDTSGELTGVGIQIVKEKESDDLIIISPIEGTPAFDAGIKARDKILSIDDISTKGMNIEDAVKLIRGQRGTKVKLEILRGSQSFFKTLSREKIEIKTVSSKINQTKNGLSIGYVRIKQFNANASKETRDAIKDLETKKVAGYVLDLRSNPGGLLESSIDISRHFINKGVIVSTVSKDGLKETKKGNGKALTKKPLVVLVNEGSASASEIVSGAIKDNKRGKLVGKKTFGKGLVQSMRTLVDGSGLTVTVAKYLTPNGTDINKSGIIPDIEVRMNINPILQREIGTRKDKQYRAGEKELINIINRKNQISEFKPDTTNLNAFLKINKEDKVFSLN from the coding sequence TTGAAGATAAGAGAATTGCTTAAAAAAAAATATATATTTCTGTTTGCGACATCCTTTTCAGGGTTATTTTTAAATAATTTTGCAGAGGCAACAGTTTTAAATAATAGTTATAAAGAAGTAATTGATCATGTTTGGCAAATTGTATATAGAGATTTTCTTGATTCAAGTGGCAAATTTCAAAAGTCCAATTGGATTAATCTAAGAAAAGAAGTTTTATCAAAAACATATTCAGACAGCAATGAAGCATATGATGCGATTAGAGATATGCTTTCTAATTTAGATGATTCTTATACAAGATTTTTAGAACCTAAGGAATTTAATCAAATGAGAATTGATACCTCTGGCGAATTAACTGGAGTTGGTATCCAAATAGTTAAGGAAAAAGAATCTGATGATTTAATAATTATTTCTCCCATAGAGGGCACCCCTGCATTTGATGCTGGAATTAAAGCTAGAGATAAAATATTATCCATAGATGATATTTCTACTAAAGGTATGAATATTGAGGATGCCGTGAAATTAATAAGAGGACAAAGAGGTACTAAAGTAAAGCTTGAAATTCTTAGAGGTTCTCAATCCTTTTTTAAGACTTTATCAAGAGAAAAAATTGAAATAAAAACTGTATCAAGTAAAATCAATCAAACCAAAAATGGCTTATCAATTGGCTATGTAAGAATTAAACAATTTAATGCAAATGCATCCAAAGAAACTAGAGATGCTATTAAGGATTTAGAAACAAAAAAAGTCGCAGGATATGTTCTTGACTTGAGAAGTAATCCGGGAGGTTTATTAGAATCAAGCATTGATATCTCAAGGCACTTCATTAACAAAGGAGTAATAGTAAGTACAGTAAGTAAAGATGGTTTAAAAGAAACGAAAAAAGGAAACGGTAAAGCTCTAACAAAAAAGCCCTTAGTTGTTTTGGTTAATGAGGGTTCTGCTAGTGCTAGTGAAATAGTTTCTGGTGCAATAAAAGATAACAAAAGAGGAAAATTAGTTGGGAAGAAAACATTTGGTAAAGGTCTAGTTCAATCCATGAGAACTTTAGTTGATGGTTCAGGTCTAACTGTTACAGTCGCTAAGTATTTAACTCCGAACGGCACTGATATAAACAAATCTGGAATTATTCCCGACATAGAAGTAAGAATGAATATAAACCCTATACTTCAAAGAGAGATAGGAACTAGAAAAGATAAACAATATAGAGCTGGTGAAAAAGAGCTAATAAATATAATTAATAGAAAGAATCAGATAAGCGAATTTAAGCCCGACACCACAAACCTTAATGCATTCCTAAAAATTAATAAGGAAGATAAAGTATTTTCATTAAATTAA
- the nadA gene encoding quinolinate synthase NadA, with translation MTSTAKQKSVQNEEDLISEIKERCKKANAIILAHYYQAPEIQEIADFIGDSLDLSKKAANNDADIIIFCGVHFMAETAKILSPNKTVLLPDIDAGCSLADDCPSDKFQKFREENPDHYVVSYINCTAEVKAQSDLICTSSNAVSLIKKIPEDKKIIFAPDQNLGRWVQKNSGRDLKLWPGSCIVHESFSEEALLKLKYQNPGSKVIAHPECSQNLLILSDFIGSTSKLLDFVSKDPSKTYMVLTEPGIIHQMKKKEPNKIFIEVPDVEGCKCNECPYMKLNTLEKILDCLKNNSPSIELDPEIIRRAYVPIKRMLDMSN, from the coding sequence ATAACTTCTACTGCAAAACAGAAATCAGTTCAAAACGAAGAGGATTTGATTTCTGAAATAAAGGAGCGTTGCAAAAAAGCTAATGCAATTATTCTTGCGCACTATTATCAAGCACCAGAGATTCAGGAAATTGCAGATTTTATTGGAGATTCATTAGATCTATCTAAGAAAGCTGCAAATAATGACGCAGATATAATAATTTTTTGCGGTGTGCACTTTATGGCCGAAACCGCAAAAATACTTAGCCCTAATAAAACAGTCCTACTACCAGATATTGACGCAGGATGCTCATTAGCAGACGATTGTCCTTCAGATAAATTTCAAAAATTCAGGGAAGAAAATCCAGATCACTATGTCGTAAGTTATATAAATTGCACTGCAGAAGTAAAAGCTCAAAGTGATCTGATATGTACAAGCAGTAATGCAGTCTCATTAATTAAAAAGATACCTGAAGATAAAAAGATAATATTTGCGCCAGATCAGAACCTTGGGAGATGGGTACAGAAAAATTCAGGAAGAGATCTTAAATTATGGCCTGGCAGCTGCATTGTTCATGAATCATTTAGTGAAGAAGCACTTCTAAAATTAAAATATCAAAATCCAGGATCAAAAGTAATTGCTCATCCTGAATGTAGTCAAAATTTACTAATTCTCTCAGACTTTATTGGATCAACAAGTAAGCTGCTTGATTTCGTAAGTAAAGATCCATCTAAAACTTACATGGTACTAACTGAACCTGGAATAATTCATCAAATGAAAAAGAAAGAACCTAATAAAATTTTTATTGAAGTCCCAGATGTAGAAGGTTGTAAATGTAACGAGTGTCCGTATATGAAATTAAATACTTTAGAAAAAATTCTTGATTGTTTGAAAAATAATTCCCCGTCTATCGAACTAGACCCAGAAATAATAAGAAGAGCCTATGTGCCAATAAAGAGAATGCTGGATATGAGTAATTAA
- a CDS encoding TIGR04168 family protein, whose amino-acid sequence MKVLSIIKPNIVLFVGDISDGSVKIIKKINEIKIPTFVILGNHDRGKDSTGETLSKQIRVLGEKYCAWDLKVFNNEINLLSARPCSSGGGYYLSKEVKGVYGPITEQDSINKIIKCSEETVEEIPLIIMSHVGPSGLGSEPKSICGKDWKLPSLDWGDRDLSAAISQIQKRRKVDLVIFGHMHNRLKRNLGLREMFKIDSKGTIYFNTAVVPRYKTDEDGKLLINFSWIEFENKQLRHVSHRWFSESGVIREEDKFF is encoded by the coding sequence TTGAAAGTTTTATCGATTATCAAACCAAATATTGTTTTATTTGTTGGTGATATTTCTGATGGAAGTGTAAAAATAATTAAAAAAATCAATGAGATCAAAATTCCTACTTTTGTGATTTTAGGAAATCATGATAGAGGAAAAGATTCTACAGGCGAAACTCTCTCAAAGCAGATACGTGTTCTTGGTGAAAAATATTGTGCATGGGATTTGAAAGTTTTTAATAATGAAATAAATTTATTGTCTGCTAGACCTTGTAGTTCTGGCGGAGGCTATTACCTTTCAAAAGAGGTTAAAGGTGTTTATGGACCTATAACCGAACAAGATTCAATAAATAAAATTATCAAATGTTCAGAAGAGACTGTTGAAGAAATACCTCTAATAATTATGTCTCATGTTGGTCCCTCAGGTTTAGGTTCAGAACCTAAAAGCATTTGTGGGAAAGACTGGAAATTACCCTCTTTAGATTGGGGAGATAGAGATTTGTCTGCTGCTATTTCTCAAATACAAAAGAGAAGAAAAGTTGATCTTGTAATTTTTGGCCATATGCACAACCGGCTTAAAAGAAATCTTGGTTTAAGAGAGATGTTTAAAATTGATAGCAAAGGAACGATTTATTTCAACACTGCTGTGGTACCAAGATATAAAACTGATGAAGATGGAAAATTGCTAATTAACTTTTCATGGATTGAGTTTGAAAATAAGCAATTAAGGCATGTTTCTCATCGATGGTTTTCAGAGTCTGGTGTAATTCGTGAAGAAGATAAATTTTTTTAG
- a CDS encoding SAM-dependent methyltransferase yields MNSLPANNPDWLVKKIIKMGGTISFYDFMNFALNDPINGYYGSGKAELGVRGDFVTSPSLSDDFAFLVGKQIEDWLIQFKSSFLSNETLSVTEFGAGDGSFMSGLIKYFLENSKNFLEGISFVIIEPNEGMVEKQKNKLEEFLNLGIDILWKGLDEVEENNINGIVLANEVLDALPVERITFSKGKLIRQAVSIDKKSHKLFFDKMPITRELEKSFELAKSELGITIPPEDALEGWTTEWHVDNSKWLEAIYGKINNGILLIIDYAKEAKKYYNSKNSDGTIVSYENQKMRNNVLDSPGNCDLTSHVCIETLINDAETLGFDTVGITKQGEALLALGLAERLYGIQKEFKENLSNALLRREALLRLVDPVCLGDFKWFVFKKFNEKKININSTCLR; encoded by the coding sequence ATGAATAGCTTACCCGCGAATAATCCAGATTGGTTAGTAAAAAAAATAATAAAAATGGGTGGGACTATAAGTTTTTATGACTTTATGAATTTTGCATTAAATGATCCTATTAATGGTTATTACGGCAGCGGAAAAGCTGAGTTAGGCGTTCGAGGAGATTTTGTCACATCACCATCTTTATCTGATGACTTTGCTTTTTTAGTTGGTAAACAAATAGAAGATTGGTTGATTCAGTTCAAAAGTAGTTTTTTATCTAATGAGACATTATCTGTAACTGAATTTGGAGCTGGAGATGGAAGCTTTATGAGTGGATTAATTAAATACTTTTTAGAAAACAGCAAGAATTTTTTAGAAGGTATTTCTTTTGTAATTATTGAACCTAATGAAGGGATGGTAGAAAAACAAAAAAATAAATTGGAGGAATTTTTGAACTTAGGTATTGATATTTTATGGAAAGGTTTGGATGAAGTAGAGGAAAATAATATAAATGGAATAGTTCTAGCAAATGAAGTTTTGGATGCTTTGCCAGTAGAAAGAATAACCTTCTCAAAGGGAAAACTAATTCGACAAGCAGTTTCTATAGACAAAAAATCTCATAAATTATTTTTTGATAAAATGCCAATTACACGTGAATTGGAAAAAAGTTTTGAACTTGCTAAAAGTGAGTTGGGAATAACTATTCCGCCTGAAGATGCTCTTGAAGGATGGACGACAGAATGGCATGTAGATAACTCAAAATGGTTAGAAGCTATTTATGGGAAAATCAATAATGGTATTTTATTGATAATTGATTACGCTAAAGAAGCTAAAAAATACTATAACTCTAAGAATTCTGATGGGACTATAGTTTCATATGAAAATCAAAAAATGAGGAATAATGTCCTAGATTCTCCTGGAAATTGCGATTTAACATCTCATGTATGCATAGAAACTTTAATTAATGATGCTGAGACTCTTGGATTTGATACTGTTGGAATAACAAAACAAGGAGAGGCTTTATTGGCGCTTGGATTGGCTGAGAGACTTTATGGGATTCAGAAAGAATTTAAGGAGAATTTATCAAATGCTCTTTTAAGAAGAGAGGCATTACTTAGACTAGTAGATCCTGTTTGTTTAGGTGATTTTAAGTGGTTTGTTTTTAAAAAGTTTAATGAGAAGAAAATAAATATAAATTCAACCTGTTTGCGTTAA
- the aroB gene encoding 3-dehydroquinate synthase has protein sequence MNKRKILVPLGDKSYEVTLEAGILNNISEELLKIGITKKRKILVISNEEISNLYGEKFLNNLKDNKFQAKMFLIKAGESYKNLKTLSEIYDVAFEFGLDRNSIIIALGGGIVGDVSGFAAATWLRGIEYIQIPTTLLSMVDSSVGGKTGVNHPKGKNLIGAFNQPKAVFIDPETLKSLPKREFSAGMAEVIKYGVIRDKELFEYLEIEKNKNELINLKNEYLIKIINSSIKTKSNVVSQDEHENGVRAILNYGHSFGHVIENLCGYGKFLHGEAISIGMNIAGKIAIEKGLWSKEELERQRILLESYDLPTEIPKINKEDVLTILMGDKKVRDGKMRFILPKEIGAVDIYDDVEDSLFLKFFS, from the coding sequence GTGAATAAGAGAAAAATATTAGTCCCATTAGGTGATAAGTCATACGAAGTAACTCTAGAAGCAGGGATACTGAATAACATTAGCGAAGAACTCTTAAAAATTGGAATAACAAAGAAAAGAAAAATACTTGTGATTTCAAATGAAGAAATATCAAATTTGTATGGTGAGAAATTCTTAAATAATTTAAAAGATAATAAATTTCAGGCCAAAATGTTCCTTATCAAGGCTGGAGAATCATATAAAAACTTAAAAACCTTAAGTGAAATATATGATGTAGCATTTGAATTTGGCTTAGATAGAAATTCAATAATTATTGCCCTTGGAGGAGGAATTGTTGGAGATGTAAGTGGTTTTGCAGCTGCTACTTGGCTTAGAGGTATCGAATATATTCAGATTCCAACAACATTATTATCAATGGTTGATTCATCTGTGGGAGGAAAAACAGGAGTAAATCATCCAAAAGGTAAGAATTTAATTGGAGCTTTCAATCAACCTAAAGCAGTTTTTATTGATCCAGAAACTTTAAAAAGTTTGCCCAAAAGAGAATTTAGTGCAGGCATGGCTGAAGTAATAAAATACGGAGTAATAAGAGATAAAGAACTTTTCGAATACTTAGAAATTGAAAAAAACAAAAATGAACTTATAAATCTCAAAAATGAATATTTAATTAAAATAATTAATAGTTCAATTAAAACAAAGTCTAATGTTGTTTCTCAAGACGAACATGAAAATGGTGTTAGAGCAATATTGAATTATGGTCATTCTTTTGGTCACGTTATTGAAAATTTATGTGGATACGGCAAATTTCTGCATGGTGAGGCAATATCAATTGGTATGAATATTGCGGGGAAAATAGCAATTGAAAAAGGGTTATGGTCTAAAGAAGAATTAGAGAGACAGCGAATTCTCTTAGAGAGTTATGATCTTCCTACCGAGATCCCCAAAATAAATAAAGAAGACGTTCTAACAATACTTATGGGTGATAAAAAAGTTCGTGATGGCAAAATGAGATTTATATTACCGAAAGAAATTGGTGCTGTTGATATATATGATGACGTGGAAGATTCATTATTTTTAAAGTTTTTTTCTTAA
- a CDS encoding 5-(carboxyamino)imidazole ribonucleotide synthase, producing MSFKKNINDIKKNYSLGIIGGGQLALMLTEAAKKRDLEVCVQTKSCDDPAGSKADHVIEADPLKIRGNKSLINECEKIIFENEWIKIDKLNLIGNEDIFVPSLNAIKPLVDRFSQKKLIDRMNIPCPKWISIEDFKNLSDEEINNWTFPLMAKSNKGGYDGKGNRKIKTKEDLDSFLTENNSDEWLIEEWIEYEKELALVGSRDRTGKIRFFPIVETFQSNHVCDWVLAPGSNEYDLNLFAINIFSSIVNELNYVGVLAIEFFYGDNGLLINEIAPRTHNSAHFSIEACTSSQFDQYVCISSGIIPPEIKMNCEGAIMINLLGLKKNFPISMETRIKMLSEIEGSNIHCYGKSREILGRKMAHITFLLNGKTHSERYDEAQILLTMVRDIWPSPNA from the coding sequence ATGAGTTTTAAAAAAAATATAAACGATATCAAGAAAAATTATTCCCTAGGAATAATTGGAGGTGGTCAACTGGCACTGATGTTAACCGAGGCAGCAAAAAAAAGAGATTTAGAAGTATGTGTGCAAACAAAATCTTGTGATGATCCTGCTGGCTCAAAAGCAGATCATGTCATAGAAGCTGATCCTTTAAAGATAAGAGGAAATAAATCATTAATTAATGAGTGTGAAAAAATAATTTTTGAAAATGAATGGATAAAAATTGATAAATTAAATTTAATTGGCAATGAAGATATTTTTGTTCCAAGCCTTAATGCAATTAAGCCATTAGTAGATAGGTTTTCTCAAAAAAAATTAATAGATAGAATGAATATTCCCTGTCCAAAATGGATAAGTATTGAAGATTTTAAAAATCTCTCGGATGAGGAAATCAATAATTGGACTTTTCCTCTAATGGCAAAATCAAATAAAGGTGGATACGACGGCAAAGGGAACAGAAAAATAAAGACAAAAGAAGATTTAGATTCTTTTTTAACAGAGAATAATTCTGATGAATGGTTAATAGAAGAATGGATAGAGTATGAAAAAGAACTGGCTCTTGTTGGTTCGAGAGATAGGACCGGTAAGATAAGATTCTTTCCAATAGTTGAGACGTTCCAATCAAACCATGTTTGTGATTGGGTTCTTGCACCTGGATCAAATGAATATGATTTGAACTTATTTGCAATAAATATTTTCTCTTCAATAGTCAATGAACTTAATTACGTTGGAGTTTTAGCTATTGAATTCTTCTATGGAGATAATGGTCTTTTAATTAATGAAATAGCTCCTAGAACACATAACTCAGCTCATTTCTCTATTGAAGCTTGCACATCAAGTCAGTTTGATCAATATGTTTGCATTTCTTCTGGGATAATACCACCTGAAATTAAAATGAACTGTGAAGGTGCAATTATGATAAATCTACTGGGGTTAAAAAAGAATTTCCCAATCTCAATGGAAACCAGAATTAAAATGTTATCTGAAATTGAGGGTTCTAATATTCATTGTTATGGCAAATCTCGCGAAATTCTTGGACGAAAAATGGCTCACATCACATTTTTATTAAATGGTAAAACGCATTCAGAAAGATATGATGAAGCTCAAATTTTATTAACTATGGTAAGAGACATTTGGCCATCTCCAAATGCATAA
- a CDS encoding DUF1651 domain-containing protein → MTLGGANVWTNFSYGYRNESPSGWLLSPDRSRLILFTRNKKSPRNSMRIFAHTYYANDLGEPMAIKSSTQMYLDNAWDKWHDLQLEGWTFEELELPESV, encoded by the coding sequence ATGACTTTAGGAGGAGCTAATGTTTGGACTAATTTTTCTTACGGTTATCGTAATGAGTCCCCAAGTGGTTGGTTGCTTAGCCCAGACCGCAGCAGATTAATTTTATTTACGAGGAATAAAAAATCTCCAAGAAATAGTATGAGAATTTTTGCTCATACTTATTATGCAAATGATCTTGGTGAGCCAATGGCAATTAAATCATCAACTCAAATGTATTTGGATAATGCTTGGGATAAATGGCATGACCTTCAATTAGAAGGTTGGACTTTTGAAGAACTTGAATTACCTGAATCAGTATGA
- a CDS encoding NAD-dependent DNA ligase yields MKTYLEERIEWYDDNYRNGNALISDKQFDQLEKNLLRTNPNCDYFKKKNKIVLPSLEKDSIDEFLKGLLVDTRLLIEPKIDGCAVALQYRDGTLEKAISRKGADVTSKLIKVQDIPNNLPLRGVLQVRGELYAPNQSPNISQKIASGFLRAKEGFSESLSFCAFQILNSTLNQYESKKSLSKLGFTIPQDISCNFTSQVEVFRKQWLEGKLFSKYPTDGIVVKINSRKLQLIREKSNLDYPYWQVAIKR; encoded by the coding sequence ATGAAGACTTATTTAGAAGAACGAATTGAGTGGTATGACGATAATTATAGAAATGGCAATGCTTTAATCTCTGATAAGCAGTTCGACCAACTTGAAAAAAATTTATTAAGAACAAACCCAAATTGTGATTACTTTAAAAAGAAAAATAAAATTGTTTTACCTTCATTAGAAAAGGATTCAATAGATGAATTTTTGAAAGGATTATTAGTAGATACCAGATTATTAATTGAACCAAAAATTGATGGTTGTGCTGTTGCTTTGCAATATAGGGATGGAACCTTGGAGAAAGCAATTTCAAGAAAAGGGGCCGACGTTACTAGTAAACTTATTAAAGTTCAAGACATTCCCAATAATCTCCCTTTAAGAGGGGTTCTCCAAGTTAGAGGTGAATTATATGCACCCAACCAAAGTCCAAATATCTCCCAGAAAATCGCTTCTGGATTTCTAAGAGCTAAAGAAGGATTTTCTGAAAGTCTTAGCTTCTGCGCATTTCAAATACTTAATTCAACACTTAACCAATATGAGTCCAAAAAGAGTCTTTCAAAGCTTGGTTTCACGATCCCTCAGGATATTTCATGTAACTTTACGAGCCAAGTTGAAGTATTTAGAAAACAATGGCTAGAAGGGAAGCTTTTTAGTAAATATCCAACAGATGGAATAGTAGTAAAAATAAATTCTAGAAAATTACAATTGATTAGAGAAAAATCAAATTTAGATTATCCTTATTGGCAAGTGGCAATAAAACGTTAA
- a CDS encoding DUF1651 domain-containing protein — MTPGVANVRTYFYRGSLIDPPTGWLFSKKSGLLIFFESYKKSVSNNLQVYTHLFYANELGEPAQIKNSRLHSIECACETWNELISGGWQIVTNKFQ, encoded by the coding sequence ATGACTCCAGGAGTTGCTAATGTTCGGACTTATTTTTATCGTGGCAGCCTTATTGACCCCCCAACTGGCTGGTTGTTTAGCAAAAAAAGTGGTTTATTAATTTTTTTTGAGAGTTATAAGAAATCTGTATCTAATAACTTACAAGTATATACTCATCTTTTCTATGCAAATGAATTAGGTGAACCAGCCCAAATTAAAAATTCAAGACTTCATTCTATTGAGTGTGCTTGTGAAACATGGAATGAATTAATTTCAGGAGGTTGGCAAATTGTTACTAATAAATTCCAGTAA
- a CDS encoding chlorophyll a/b-binding protein codes for MDALTSFIVVIIAITIQFSLYAIKRLQEPLEPNYLIDKNSKRNKNYMGKFWKNAEITNGRLAMIGFLALIINYGFFGWIIPGFI; via the coding sequence ATGGATGCACTTACTAGTTTTATAGTTGTTATCATCGCAATTACAATTCAATTCTCTTTATACGCCATCAAAAGGTTGCAGGAACCTTTAGAACCAAATTATTTGATAGATAAAAATTCGAAAAGAAATAAAAACTATATGGGTAAATTTTGGAAAAATGCCGAAATAACAAATGGGAGATTAGCTATGATTGGTTTTTTAGCATTGATAATAAACTACGGTTTCTTTGGGTGGATAATACCTGGTTTTATTTAA
- a CDS encoding TIGR02450 family Trp-rich protein, with amino-acid sequence MKWPPTLCWTAPKTINGNRHFQVKAYGGKNEDRWVDIFPTKNKKDIKRISWAKLKTEWTTGWIRLPKDKD; translated from the coding sequence ATGAAATGGCCTCCTACTTTGTGTTGGACAGCACCAAAAACAATTAATGGTAATAGGCATTTTCAAGTGAAAGCTTATGGTGGGAAAAATGAAGATAGATGGGTTGATATTTTTCCTACCAAAAATAAAAAAGATATTAAAAGAATCTCGTGGGCAAAACTAAAAACAGAATGGACTACTGGATGGATAAGGCTCCCAAAAGATAAAGATTAA